A region of Salmo salar chromosome ssa17, Ssal_v3.1, whole genome shotgun sequence DNA encodes the following proteins:
- the LOC106576161 gene encoding uncharacterized protein isoform X8 — translation MDNACENARAREWSYGDGYSRHSMAQWGSAPPAGERQYLTEQERERQWLNHAKEAAIRAHYNSHRQNSPMDFRGHGAQETQPPPLYHQDNHRMAPSQNQRDWSNLYGPLRGQATPNVTLHHSGEITETWAKHEPHFPSYEFLPPLIIERGHEDITHHHKADRDYMVGRIGNHYNLHYLESKWQMLDPTHSNGHARGHFNEHSRGHSNSYSWVHSTECSKGSSRGGSSGRSRGGSSARSRGGSSARSRGDSSGRSKGGSSGRSRGGSSGCSRGGSSGSSRVHSSRSPRLDFQAKHVNPFQTTTNSSPDIQNANITPTVTTSGRTTGPARDSTSLVQTFTTTAQQCVFMDFPSTGGTESGVVDLKAAQVTNADTHGILGPSVPSQAITQQTDHLPGNAALVSHTQTSTTPEQQHAPSPSLTETPQEKPPHKHKISLKEIQHWPQSVLRSKNGPVNGNNSTQDPSQSQQSSTEKMDVLQAGKTQLHLNTKDYQARPPERFSAEDSTIRLEIKSTPRYMTLAAVATAPPPPVAIVPPMGPQQSPEPMETENAGNELPFKILEAWSINEQQAENLWERAKDDASSLSVLNETVQVESLMEYDKPIDASATCSMASTGEDNEVLQVITQMDKRSPSPFVHTNTQATDIVCIGGAQTIVEGSTIGAYERTLDLSTIAEVQFKLCALQRLVTYLESATTVTEAKDGCLEAILELYWGGDNSNLVEALKEKTDKKIMQDVSAWAAEDEKAVVFFAVSGISLGEVVKKFPNPAHVDTSSQVGYRSSWLNVNEKLNDIDKYSGRAWSLWFIPDKAEESSKVVGGVQMDDNFHSKMETVELPAQQPVVEEATDSDLPINPHLTMVADPPTNADSETETLSPMILTVLTPEDAVKLLYETEAPDADLKTVTDLTTDSDTEPLYPMNLTILTSEDAMRLFCQIENGSDLQLASPEPCSENKDKTQTKQLENIESGSLDKSCYCPCIIETDNGFEMGLCSSCQREKGLQQGTRCITIAHCFTMSDTNDQETEVPKDSGGKATVDNQCRDKKQIHSTEEEGDDNQSSDNKTQGEMQQCTGVIPIIDFFFWSDASEDSDQETEESYNEQHAQIEAHASSVKMTEPETDTKAPCESAQERTTQSKVSHGSENRERWQDCRTSTLPLPKVENPSKVRANIIEDNWCSPIEDCGSPVEKYDNVADFVTQYKTCKSKKKVQHKMKKEKTLHPTSSDRQKHKKSHGKAERGRSPSQTAKCSGLKATVDNQCRDMMPHASHKRRHSTESDENRCKDKKRGSSTAKEREGCQSMDKKPPKSRHSTEKEREDNQSRDKTSQKRRNSTETEGRNSDSKELQCQLVDRERGSGNSLLCPGVKTLHVQGSSTTTVPLKLSINIPKKPSINTSPSKHTEVPRMPKTKAQNKISKHRSPAKSVSPVVNGRQRNGIKHKQKIQRQKVRLKKLSLPKNLVRKGSPPSQKREEDSPQSRTREEGSPPSQRREEGSPPRQKRVADRGEPGGLGIMVSKNPDSSKKLKRKAESDLTSQQMSTNIPKVLKKNEKGRLSKSECENDSLPPKPKLPRIPKLPRTPEVSKDWRERENRKETSPSASPESQTLNKPAKVAHKPKPFIKPSSPNGYSPGSHACPNPAMLSPQHGNRHFGAKVSARQQVFSDWESSFVPTRRQSGCPPKEVEGPQASPRSSSETRIIRSILKRADAPPKPKRNISFPLNPRNVHYFKPCEYENDVMFNRSYTDPEDAQHSDDEEEDVPVNCQNTKEQPPVMEEKRQDIGELKPGPSGLCEKRFKWKWEMQEPAAILMKKSIVQAKHWTKSLHRDPPKEFRHSAKKTGVGYKWSEKQKRPNEIEARTKAKGEKPD, via the exons ATGGATAACGCCTGTGAAAATGCTAGAGCAAGAGAATGGAGCTATGGTGATGGATACAGCCGCCATAGTATGGCTCAGTGGGGAAGTGCTCCCCCTGCTGGTGAAAGACAGTACCTCACCGAACAGGAAAGGGAACGCCAGTGGCTGAACCATGCGAAAGAAGCTGCCATACGGGCCCACTACAACTCCCATAGACAAAACTCTCCAATGGACTTCCGTGGACATGGGGCACAAGAGACCCAGCCGCCGCCTCTGTATCATCAGGACAATCACAGAATGGCTCCGAGTCAGAACCAAAGGGATTGGTCAAATCTCTATGGACCCTTGAGAGGCCAGGCAACCCCTAATGTAACCTTACACCACAGTGGAGAGATAACAGAAACATGGGCTAAGCATGAACCCCACTTCCCCAGCTATGAGTTTTTGCCCCCACTCATTATCGAAAGAGGGCATGAGGATATAACCCATCACCATAAAGCTGACCGGGATTATATGGTTGGTCGGATAGGGAATCATTACAATCTCCATTACTTGGAAAGCAAATGGCAGATGTTAGATCCCACCCATTCCAATGGACATGCTAGAGGACATTTTAATGAACATTCAAGGGGACATTCTAATTCCTATTCCTGGGTTCATTCTACCGAATGCTCAAAGGGAAGTTCTAGGGGTGGGTCTAGTGGACGTTCTAGGGGTGGCTCTAGTGCACGTTCTAGGGGTGGCTCTAGTGCACGTTCTAGAGGTGACTCTAGTGGACGTTCTAAGGGTGGCTCTAGTGGACGTTCTAGGGGTGGCTCTAGTGGATGTTCTAGGGGTGGCTCTAGTGGAAGTTCTAGGGTCCATTCCAGCAGGTCTCCCAGGCTGGACTTCCAGGCTAAGCATGTCAACCCTTTTCAAACTACGACCAACAGTTCTCCAGACATTCAGAACGCAAACATCACTCCAACTGTTACAACATCAGGACGTACAACAGGTCCTGCGAGAGATTCTACATCACTTGTGCAGACCTTTACTACGACTGCACAGCAGTGTGTTTTTATGGATTTCCCTTCCACGGGAGGTACAGAATCTGGTGTTGTTGACCTAAAAGCAGCCCAGGTAACAAATGCAGACACCCATGGTATACTAGGACCTAGTGTTCCTTCCCAAGCCATAACTCAACAAACAGATCATCTTCCTGGCAATGCTGCTCTGGTTTCTCACACACAGACCTCTACCACCCCTGAACAGCAACatgctccctctccttctctcactgaGACACCTCAGGAAAAACCTCCTCATAAACATAAGATCTCACTCAAGGAAATACAGCACTGGCCCCAGAGTGTTTTAAGATCTAAAAATGGACCTGTAAATGGGAATAACTCAACACAAGACCCCTCTCAGTCCCAACAATCCAGCACAGAGAAGATGGACGTTTTACAAGCAGGCAAAACACAACTACATCTAAACACCAAAGACTACCAGGCGAGGCCCCCTGAGAGGTTTAGTGCTGAGGACTCCACTATACGGCTGGAGATTAAGTCCACCCCCAGGTACATGACCCTGGCGGCAGTTGCCACCGCTCCTCCGCCCCCCGTGGCTATTGTCCCTCCAATGGGTCCACAGCAGTCCCCAGAGCCCATGGAGACAGAGAATGCAGGCAATGAGCTGCCATTTAAGATTTTAGAGGCCTGGTCCATCAACGAACAACAGGCAGAAAACCTGTGGGAAAGAGCTAAAGATGATGcaagttctctctctgtcctaaaTGAGACGGTTCAAGTTGAGAGTCTTATGGAGTATGACAAGCCTATAGATGCATCTGCAACATGTTCAATGGCATCTACAGGAGAGGACAATGAGGTCCTTCAGGTCATCACACAGATGGACAAGAGATCACCTTCACCATTTGTCCACACCAACACTCAGGCAACTGATATTGTATGCATCGGTGGTGCCCAGACAATCGTGGAAGGTAGCACTATTGGCGCTTATGAGAGAACTCTTGATTTGTCCACAATTGCTGAAGTTCAGTTCAAGTTATGTGCGCTGCAGAGACTGGTTACTTACCTGGAGAGTGCGACAACAGTCACAGAGGCAAAGGATGGTTGTCTAGAGGCAATATTGGAGTTGTATTGGGGCGGGGATAACTCTAACCTGGTAGAAGCTTTAAAAGAGAAAACGGATAAGAAAATCATGCAGGATGTGTCTGCCTGGGCCGCAGAGGATGAGAAGGCAGTGGTTTTCTTTGCAGTCAGTGGTATATCACTGGGGGAAGTGGTCAAGAAGTTTCCCAATCCAGCACATGTTGACACCTCCTCCCAAGTGGGTTACAGGTCATCATGGTTAAATGTCAACGAGAAGCTGAATGACATTGACAAATATTCTGGAAGAGCTTGGTCTCTATGGTTCATACCAGATAAAGCAGAGGAGAGTTCCAAAGTGGTTGGGGGTGTCCAGATGGATGACAACTTCCACAGCAAGATGGAGACTGTGGAATTGCCTGCACAACAACCTGTTGTAGAAGAAGCAACAGACTCAGATCTCCCAATAAACCCACACCTCACGATGGTCGCAGACCCCCCAACAAACGCAGACTCCGAGACGGAAACCCTTTCCCCAATGATTTTGACCGTCCTCACACCAGAGGATGCTGTGAAACTGCTTTATGAAACAGAGGCACCAGATGCAGACCTCAAAACGGTCACAGACCTCACAACAGACTCGGACACAGAACCCCTTTACCCAATGAATTTGACCATCCTGACATCTGAGGATGCCATGAGACTGTTTTGCCAGATCGAGAATGGCTCTGACCTCCAACTCGCGTCCCCTGAACCATGCTCTGAAAACAAAGATAAGACACAGACAAAGCAACTAGAGAATATAGAAAGTGGCAGCTTAGATAAGTCCTGCTACTGTCCTTGTATTATTGAAACTGACAATGGGTTTGAAATGGGCCTATGCTCCagttgtcagagagagaaaggattgcAGCAAGGTACAAGATGCATAACAATCGCTCACTGCTTTACCATGTCAGATACAAATGATCAGGAGACAGAGGTCCCTAAGGACTCTGGGGGGAAGGCGACTGTTGACAATCAATGCAGGGACAAGAAGCAGATACATTCAACTGAAGAAGAGGGTGATGACAATCAATCCAGTGACAATAAGACACAGGGTGAAATGCAGCAATGTACAGGCGTCATACCGATCATTGACTTTTTTTTCTGGTCAGATGCAAGTGAGGATTCAgatcaggagacagaggagagctaTAATGAACAACATGCTCAAATTGAGGCTCATGCCTCTAGTGTTAAAATGACAGAGCCTGAAACAGATACCAAAGCACCATGTGAGTCAGCCCAAGAACGTACGACCCAAAGCAAAGTCAGTCATGGTTCTGAGAATAGGGAAAGATGGCAAGACTGTAGGACGAGTACATTACCACTTCCCAAGGTTGAAAACCCCTCTAAGGTAAGAGCTAACATCATAGAAGACAACTGGTGTTCACCTATAGAGGACTGTGGTTCACCTGTAGAAAAGTATGACAACGTTGCTGACTTTGTCACCCAATACAAAACCTGCAAGTCAAAGAAAAAAGTACAACACAAAATGAAAAAGGAGAAGACCCTCCATCCAACGTCATCTGACAGGCAAAAGCACAAGAAAAGCCATGGGAAAGCAGAGAGGGGAAGGTCACCATCCCAAACCGCTAAGTGCTCTGGGTTGAAGGCAACTGTGGATAATCAATGCAGGGACATGATGCCACATGCCTCACACAAGAGGAGACATTCAACTGAGAGTGATGAAAATCGATGTAAAGACAAGAAGAGGGGATCATCAACTGCGAAAGAGCGTGAGGGCTGTCAATCCATGGACAAGAAGCCACCGAAGAGTAGACATtccactgagaaagagagagaggacaatcaaAGTAGGGACAAGACGTCACAGAAGAGGAGAAATTCAACTGAAACTGAAGGCAGGAACTCTGACTCCAAAGAGTTACAGTGTCAgttggtggacagagagaggggcagtGGAAACTCACTCCTGTGCCCTGGGGTGAAAACCCTCCATGTGCAGGGATCCTCAACTACCACCGTTCCTCTCAAACTCTCCATAAACATCCCCAAAAAGCCTTCCATAAACACCTCACCCTCAAAACATACTGAAGTCCCCAGAATGCCAAAGACTAAAGCCCAGAACAAAATTAGCAAACACCGCTCCCCTGCAAAGTCAGTGTCTCCTGTTGTCAATGGGAGGCAGaggaacggcatcaaacacaaGCAAAAAATTCAACGCCAAAAAGTCCGATTGAAAAAGCTATCTTTACCAAAAAATCTTGTCAGGAAAGGTTCTCCACCAAgccagaagagagaggaagattcTCCACAAAGCCGAACGAGAGAGGAAGGTTCCCCACCaagccagaggagagaggaaggttcTCCACCAAGGCAGAAGAGGGTGGCGGATAGAGGAGAGCCTGGGGGTTTAGGGATAATGGTCTCTAAGAATCCTGACTCATCCAAGAAACTAAAACGTAAGGCAGAGAGTGACTTGACATCCCAACAGATGTCGACAAATATTCCGAAGGTGTTGAAAAAGAATGAGAAAGGAAGGTTGTCAAAAAGTGAGTGTGAGAACGACTCACTGCCCCCCAAGCCAAAGCTGCCAAGGATTCCGAAGCTTCCGAGGACTCCAGAGGTTTCAAAGGACtggcgtgagagagagaacaggaaagagACATCTCCCAGTGCTTCACCTGAATCACAAACGCTGAACAAACCTGCAAAAGTGGCACACAAACCCAAACCTTTTATCAAGCCTTCCAGTCCCAATGGTTATAGCCCAGGTAGTCATGCTTGCCCTAATCCGGCCATGCTATCACCGCAACATGGCAACCGACATTTTGGGGCAAAAGTCTCTGCGAGGCAGCAGGTGTTCTCAGATTGGGAGAGCAGCTTTGTCCCAACTCGCAGGCAATCAGGGTGTCCTCCAAAGGAAGTGGAAGGTCCACAGGCCAGTCCCAGGTCCAGCTCGGAGACCAGGATCATCCGATCTATTCTAAAACGCGCCGATGCTCCGCCGAAACCCAAGCGGAACATCAGCTTTCCTTTGAATCCGAGAAACGTGCACTACTTCAAGCCTTGTGAATATGAAAATGACGTCATGTTCAACAGGTCTTACACAGATCCGGAAGATGCACAGCATTCTGATGATGAAGAGGAAGATGTTCCTGTGAACTGCCAGAACACGAAGGAACAGCCCCCCGTTATGGAAGAGAAGCGACAAGATATAGGGGAGCTGAAGCCTGGACCAAGTGGTTTATGTGAAAAGCGCTTCAAATGGAAGTGGGAAATGCAGGAGCCTGCTGCCATTTTGATGAAGAAGAGCATTGTTCAGGCAAAGCATTGGACGAAGTCTCTCCATCGTGATCCTCCAAAAGAATTCAGACACTCAG CAAAAAAAACTGGAGTTGGTTACAAGTGGTCAGAGAAGCAGAAGAGGCCAAATGAAATTGAAG CCAGAACCAAAGCTAAAGGGGAGAAACCAGACTGA
- the LOC106576161 gene encoding uncharacterized protein isoform X5 — protein MDNACENARAREWSYGDGYSRHSMAQWGSAPPAGERQYLTEQERERQWLNHAKEAAIRAHYNSHRQNSPMDFRGHGAQETQPPPLYHQDNHRMAPSQNQRDWSNLYGPLRGQATPNVTLHHSGEITETWAKHEPHFPSYEFLPPLIIERGHEDITHHHKADRDYMVGRIGNHYNLHYLESKWQMLDPTHSNGHARGHFNEHSRGHSNSYSWVHSTECSKGSSRGGSSGRSRGGSSARSRGGSSARSRGDSSGRSKGGSSGRSRGGSSGCSRGGSSGSSRVHSSRSPRLDFQAKHVNPFQTTTNSSPDIQNANITPTVTTSGRTTGPARDSTSLVQTFTTTAQQCVFMDFPSTGGTESGVVDLKAAQVTNADTHGILGPSVPSQAITQQTDHLPGNAALVSHTQTSTTPEQQHAPSPSLTETPQEKPPHKHKISLKEIQHWPQSVLRSKNGPVNGNNSTQDPSQSQQSSTEKMDVLQAGKTQLHLNTKDYQARPPERFSAEDSTIRLEIKSTPRYMTLAAVATAPPPPVAIVPPMGPQQSPEPMETENAGNELPFKILEAWSINEQQAENLWERAKDDASSLSVLNETVQVESLMEYDKPIDASATCSMASTGEDNEVLQVITQMDKRSPSPFVHTNTQATDIVCIGGAQTIVEGSTIGAYERTLDLSTIAEVQFKLCALQRLVTYLESATTVTEAKDGCLEAILELYWGGDNSNLVEALKEKTDKKIMQDVSAWAAEDEKAVVFFAVSGISLGEVVKKFPNPAHVDTSSQVGYRSSWLNVNEKLNDIDKYSGRAWSLWFIPDKAEESSKVVGGVQMDDNFHSKMETVELPAQQPVVEEATDSDLPINPHLTMVADPPTNADSETETLSPMILTVLTPEDAVKLLYETEAPDADLKTVTDLTTDSDTEPLYPMNLTILTSEDAMRLFCQIENGSDLQLASPEPCSENKDKTQTKQLENIESGSLDKSCYCPCIIETDNGFEMGLCSSCQREKGLQQGTRCITIAHCFTMSDTNDQETEVPKDSGGKATVDNQCRDKKQIHSTEEEGDDNQSSDNKTQGEMQQCTGVIPIIDFFFWSDASEDSDQETEESYNEQHAQIEAHASSVKMTEPETDTKAPCESAQERTTQSKVSHGSENRERWQDCRTSTLPLPKVENPSKVRANIIEDNWCSPIEDCGSPVEKYDNVADFVTQYKTCKSKKKVQHKMKKEKTLHPTSSDRQKHKKSHGKAERGRSPSQTAKCSGLKATVDNQCRDMMPHASHKRRHSTESDENRCKDKKRGSSTAKEREGCQSMDKKPPKSRHSTEKEREDNQSRDKTSQKRRNSTETEGRNSDSKELQCQLVDRERGSGNSLLCPGVKTLHVQGSSTTTVPLKLSINIPKKPSINTSPSKHTEVPRMPKTKAQNKISKHRSPAKSVSPVVNGRQRNGIKHKQKIQRQKVRLKKLSLPKNLVRKGSPPSQKREEDSPQSRTREEGSPPSQRREEGSPPRQKRVADRGEPGGLGIMVSKNPDSSKKLKRKAESDLTSQQMSTNIPKVLKKNEKGRLSKSECENDSLPPKPKLPRIPKLPRTPEVSKDWRERENRKETSPSASPESQTLNKPAKVAHKPKPFIKPSSPNGYSPGSHACPNPAMLSPQHGNRHFGAKVSARQQVFSDWESSFVPTRRQSGCPPKEVEGPQASPRSSSETRIIRSILKRADAPPKPKRNISFPLNPRNVHYFKPCEYENDVMFNRSYTDPEDAQHSDDEEEDVPVNCQNTKEQPPVMEEKRQDIGELKPGPSGLCEKRFKWKWEMQEPAAILMKKSIVQAKHWTKSLHRDPPKEFRHSAKKTGVGYKWSEKQKRPNEIEGSSWNSNPLHGNHAASSLNASPPHGVFFFFGLYMAVGNQLSSITTTDQRVDISSSFNHPARTKAKGEKPD, from the exons ATGGATAACGCCTGTGAAAATGCTAGAGCAAGAGAATGGAGCTATGGTGATGGATACAGCCGCCATAGTATGGCTCAGTGGGGAAGTGCTCCCCCTGCTGGTGAAAGACAGTACCTCACCGAACAGGAAAGGGAACGCCAGTGGCTGAACCATGCGAAAGAAGCTGCCATACGGGCCCACTACAACTCCCATAGACAAAACTCTCCAATGGACTTCCGTGGACATGGGGCACAAGAGACCCAGCCGCCGCCTCTGTATCATCAGGACAATCACAGAATGGCTCCGAGTCAGAACCAAAGGGATTGGTCAAATCTCTATGGACCCTTGAGAGGCCAGGCAACCCCTAATGTAACCTTACACCACAGTGGAGAGATAACAGAAACATGGGCTAAGCATGAACCCCACTTCCCCAGCTATGAGTTTTTGCCCCCACTCATTATCGAAAGAGGGCATGAGGATATAACCCATCACCATAAAGCTGACCGGGATTATATGGTTGGTCGGATAGGGAATCATTACAATCTCCATTACTTGGAAAGCAAATGGCAGATGTTAGATCCCACCCATTCCAATGGACATGCTAGAGGACATTTTAATGAACATTCAAGGGGACATTCTAATTCCTATTCCTGGGTTCATTCTACCGAATGCTCAAAGGGAAGTTCTAGGGGTGGGTCTAGTGGACGTTCTAGGGGTGGCTCTAGTGCACGTTCTAGGGGTGGCTCTAGTGCACGTTCTAGAGGTGACTCTAGTGGACGTTCTAAGGGTGGCTCTAGTGGACGTTCTAGGGGTGGCTCTAGTGGATGTTCTAGGGGTGGCTCTAGTGGAAGTTCTAGGGTCCATTCCAGCAGGTCTCCCAGGCTGGACTTCCAGGCTAAGCATGTCAACCCTTTTCAAACTACGACCAACAGTTCTCCAGACATTCAGAACGCAAACATCACTCCAACTGTTACAACATCAGGACGTACAACAGGTCCTGCGAGAGATTCTACATCACTTGTGCAGACCTTTACTACGACTGCACAGCAGTGTGTTTTTATGGATTTCCCTTCCACGGGAGGTACAGAATCTGGTGTTGTTGACCTAAAAGCAGCCCAGGTAACAAATGCAGACACCCATGGTATACTAGGACCTAGTGTTCCTTCCCAAGCCATAACTCAACAAACAGATCATCTTCCTGGCAATGCTGCTCTGGTTTCTCACACACAGACCTCTACCACCCCTGAACAGCAACatgctccctctccttctctcactgaGACACCTCAGGAAAAACCTCCTCATAAACATAAGATCTCACTCAAGGAAATACAGCACTGGCCCCAGAGTGTTTTAAGATCTAAAAATGGACCTGTAAATGGGAATAACTCAACACAAGACCCCTCTCAGTCCCAACAATCCAGCACAGAGAAGATGGACGTTTTACAAGCAGGCAAAACACAACTACATCTAAACACCAAAGACTACCAGGCGAGGCCCCCTGAGAGGTTTAGTGCTGAGGACTCCACTATACGGCTGGAGATTAAGTCCACCCCCAGGTACATGACCCTGGCGGCAGTTGCCACCGCTCCTCCGCCCCCCGTGGCTATTGTCCCTCCAATGGGTCCACAGCAGTCCCCAGAGCCCATGGAGACAGAGAATGCAGGCAATGAGCTGCCATTTAAGATTTTAGAGGCCTGGTCCATCAACGAACAACAGGCAGAAAACCTGTGGGAAAGAGCTAAAGATGATGcaagttctctctctgtcctaaaTGAGACGGTTCAAGTTGAGAGTCTTATGGAGTATGACAAGCCTATAGATGCATCTGCAACATGTTCAATGGCATCTACAGGAGAGGACAATGAGGTCCTTCAGGTCATCACACAGATGGACAAGAGATCACCTTCACCATTTGTCCACACCAACACTCAGGCAACTGATATTGTATGCATCGGTGGTGCCCAGACAATCGTGGAAGGTAGCACTATTGGCGCTTATGAGAGAACTCTTGATTTGTCCACAATTGCTGAAGTTCAGTTCAAGTTATGTGCGCTGCAGAGACTGGTTACTTACCTGGAGAGTGCGACAACAGTCACAGAGGCAAAGGATGGTTGTCTAGAGGCAATATTGGAGTTGTATTGGGGCGGGGATAACTCTAACCTGGTAGAAGCTTTAAAAGAGAAAACGGATAAGAAAATCATGCAGGATGTGTCTGCCTGGGCCGCAGAGGATGAGAAGGCAGTGGTTTTCTTTGCAGTCAGTGGTATATCACTGGGGGAAGTGGTCAAGAAGTTTCCCAATCCAGCACATGTTGACACCTCCTCCCAAGTGGGTTACAGGTCATCATGGTTAAATGTCAACGAGAAGCTGAATGACATTGACAAATATTCTGGAAGAGCTTGGTCTCTATGGTTCATACCAGATAAAGCAGAGGAGAGTTCCAAAGTGGTTGGGGGTGTCCAGATGGATGACAACTTCCACAGCAAGATGGAGACTGTGGAATTGCCTGCACAACAACCTGTTGTAGAAGAAGCAACAGACTCAGATCTCCCAATAAACCCACACCTCACGATGGTCGCAGACCCCCCAACAAACGCAGACTCCGAGACGGAAACCCTTTCCCCAATGATTTTGACCGTCCTCACACCAGAGGATGCTGTGAAACTGCTTTATGAAACAGAGGCACCAGATGCAGACCTCAAAACGGTCACAGACCTCACAACAGACTCGGACACAGAACCCCTTTACCCAATGAATTTGACCATCCTGACATCTGAGGATGCCATGAGACTGTTTTGCCAGATCGAGAATGGCTCTGACCTCCAACTCGCGTCCCCTGAACCATGCTCTGAAAACAAAGATAAGACACAGACAAAGCAACTAGAGAATATAGAAAGTGGCAGCTTAGATAAGTCCTGCTACTGTCCTTGTATTATTGAAACTGACAATGGGTTTGAAATGGGCCTATGCTCCagttgtcagagagagaaaggattgcAGCAAGGTACAAGATGCATAACAATCGCTCACTGCTTTACCATGTCAGATACAAATGATCAGGAGACAGAGGTCCCTAAGGACTCTGGGGGGAAGGCGACTGTTGACAATCAATGCAGGGACAAGAAGCAGATACATTCAACTGAAGAAGAGGGTGATGACAATCAATCCAGTGACAATAAGACACAGGGTGAAATGCAGCAATGTACAGGCGTCATACCGATCATTGACTTTTTTTTCTGGTCAGATGCAAGTGAGGATTCAgatcaggagacagaggagagctaTAATGAACAACATGCTCAAATTGAGGCTCATGCCTCTAGTGTTAAAATGACAGAGCCTGAAACAGATACCAAAGCACCATGTGAGTCAGCCCAAGAACGTACGACCCAAAGCAAAGTCAGTCATGGTTCTGAGAATAGGGAAAGATGGCAAGACTGTAGGACGAGTACATTACCACTTCCCAAGGTTGAAAACCCCTCTAAGGTAAGAGCTAACATCATAGAAGACAACTGGTGTTCACCTATAGAGGACTGTGGTTCACCTGTAGAAAAGTATGACAACGTTGCTGACTTTGTCACCCAATACAAAACCTGCAAGTCAAAGAAAAAAGTACAACACAAAATGAAAAAGGAGAAGACCCTCCATCCAACGTCATCTGACAGGCAAAAGCACAAGAAAAGCCATGGGAAAGCAGAGAGGGGAAGGTCACCATCCCAAACCGCTAAGTGCTCTGGGTTGAAGGCAACTGTGGATAATCAATGCAGGGACATGATGCCACATGCCTCACACAAGAGGAGACATTCAACTGAGAGTGATGAAAATCGATGTAAAGACAAGAAGAGGGGATCATCAACTGCGAAAGAGCGTGAGGGCTGTCAATCCATGGACAAGAAGCCACCGAAGAGTAGACATtccactgagaaagagagagaggacaatcaaAGTAGGGACAAGACGTCACAGAAGAGGAGAAATTCAACTGAAACTGAAGGCAGGAACTCTGACTCCAAAGAGTTACAGTGTCAgttggtggacagagagaggggcagtGGAAACTCACTCCTGTGCCCTGGGGTGAAAACCCTCCATGTGCAGGGATCCTCAACTACCACCGTTCCTCTCAAACTCTCCATAAACATCCCCAAAAAGCCTTCCATAAACACCTCACCCTCAAAACATACTGAAGTCCCCAGAATGCCAAAGACTAAAGCCCAGAACAAAATTAGCAAACACCGCTCCCCTGCAAAGTCAGTGTCTCCTGTTGTCAATGGGAGGCAGaggaacggcatcaaacacaaGCAAAAAATTCAACGCCAAAAAGTCCGATTGAAAAAGCTATCTTTACCAAAAAATCTTGTCAGGAAAGGTTCTCCACCAAgccagaagagagaggaagattcTCCACAAAGCCGAACGAGAGAGGAAGGTTCCCCACCaagccagaggagagaggaaggttcTCCACCAAGGCAGAAGAGGGTGGCGGATAGAGGAGAGCCTGGGGGTTTAGGGATAATGGTCTCTAAGAATCCTGACTCATCCAAGAAACTAAAACGTAAGGCAGAGAGTGACTTGACATCCCAACAGATGTCGACAAATATTCCGAAGGTGTTGAAAAAGAATGAGAAAGGAAGGTTGTCAAAAAGTGAGTGTGAGAACGACTCACTGCCCCCCAAGCCAAAGCTGCCAAGGATTCCGAAGCTTCCGAGGACTCCAGAGGTTTCAAAGGACtggcgtgagagagagaacaggaaagagACATCTCCCAGTGCTTCACCTGAATCACAAACGCTGAACAAACCTGCAAAAGTGGCACACAAACCCAAACCTTTTATCAAGCCTTCCAGTCCCAATGGTTATAGCCCAGGTAGTCATGCTTGCCCTAATCCGGCCATGCTATCACCGCAACATGGCAACCGACATTTTGGGGCAAAAGTCTCTGCGAGGCAGCAGGTGTTCTCAGATTGGGAGAGCAGCTTTGTCCCAACTCGCAGGCAATCAGGGTGTCCTCCAAAGGAAGTGGAAGGTCCACAGGCCAGTCCCAGGTCCAGCTCGGAGACCAGGATCATCCGATCTATTCTAAAACGCGCCGATGCTCCGCCGAAACCCAAGCGGAACATCAGCTTTCCTTTGAATCCGAGAAACGTGCACTACTTCAAGCCTTGTGAATATGAAAATGACGTCATGTTCAACAGGTCTTACACAGATCCGGAAGATGCACAGCATTCTGATGATGAAGAGGAAGATGTTCCTGTGAACTGCCAGAACACGAAGGAACAGCCCCCCGTTATGGAAGAGAAGCGACAAGATATAGGGGAGCTGAAGCCTGGACCAAGTGGTTTATGTGAAAAGCGCTTCAAATGGAAGTGGGAAATGCAGGAGCCTGCTGCCATTTTGATGAAGAAGAGCATTGTTCAGGCAAAGCATTGGACGAAGTCTCTCCATCGTGATCCTCCAAAAGAATTCAGACACTCAG CAAAAAAAACTGGAGTTGGTTACAAGTGGTCAGAGAAGCAGAAGAGGCCAAATGAAATTGAAG GTTCCTCTTGGAATTCAAATCCCCTTCATGGTAACCATGCAGCTTCCTCTCTGAATGCAAGTCCCCCTCACG gcgtctttttcttctttggactttatatggcggttggcaaccaactttccAGCATTACTACAACCGACCAGAGGGTGGATataagttcatctttcaatcacccag CCAGAACCAAAGCTAAAGGGGAGAAACCAGACTGA